In Papio anubis isolate 15944 chromosome 17, Panubis1.0, whole genome shotgun sequence, the following are encoded in one genomic region:
- the TMEM106A gene encoding transmembrane protein 106A isoform X6 — protein sequence MGKTFSQLGSWREDENKSILPSNPAIGSQAVSYFSTGSSKSLCSCVPCEGTAGASFVTCPTCQGSGKIPQELEKQLVALIPYGDQRLKPKHTKLFVFLAVLICLVTSSFIIFFLFPRSIVVQPAGLNSSTVAFDEADIYLNITMFYAVATKIPDENTYKICTWLEIKVHHVLLHIQGTLTCSYLSHSEQLVFQSYEYVDCRGNASVPHQLTPHPP from the exons ATGGGTAAGACGTTTTCACAGTTGGGCTCTTGGCGGGAGGATGAGAACAAGTCAATCCTGCCCTCCAATCCAGCCATTGGCAGCCAGGCTGTCAGCTACTTCAGCACCGGTAGCAGCAAGTCTCTTTGTTCCTGTGTGCCTTGTGAAGGAACTGCTGGTGCCAGCTTTGTGACTTGTCCCACCTGCCAGGGCAGTGGCAAGATTCCCCAAG agCTGGAGAAGCAGTTGGTGGCTCTCATCCCCTATGGGGACCAGAGGCTGAAGCCCAAGCACAC GAAGCTCTTTGTGTTCCTGGCCGTGCTCATCTGCCTGGTGACCTCCTCCTTCATCATCTTTTTCCTGTTTCCCCGGTCCATCGTTGTGCAGCCTGCAGGCCTCAACTCCTCCACGGTGGCCTTTGATGAGGCTGATATCTACCTCAACATAACG ATGTTTTACGCAGTAGCCACCAAGATACCGGATGAAAACACGTA caAAATCTGTACCTGGCTGGAAATCAAAGTCCACCATGTGCTTTTGCACATCCA GGGCACCCTGACCTGCTCATACCTGAGCCATTCAGAGCAGCTGGTCTTCCAGAGCTATGAGTATGTGGACTGCCGAGGAAACGCATCGGTGCCCCACCAGCTGACCCCTCACCCACCATGA
- the TMEM106A gene encoding transmembrane protein 106A isoform X4, with amino-acid sequence MGKTFSQLGSWREDENKSILPSNPAIGSQAVSYFSTGSSKSLCSCVPCEGTAGASFVTCPTCQGSGKIPQELEKQLVALIPYGDQRLKPKHTKLFVFLAVLICLVTSSFIIFFLFPRSIVVQPAGLNSSTVAFDEADIYLNITNVLNISNGNYYPITVTQLTLEVLHLSLVVGQVSNNLLLHIGPLTSEQMFYAVATKIPDENTYKICTWLEIKVHHVLLHIHAGTILRPGKLPTDSASAT; translated from the exons ATGGGTAAGACGTTTTCACAGTTGGGCTCTTGGCGGGAGGATGAGAACAAGTCAATCCTGCCCTCCAATCCAGCCATTGGCAGCCAGGCTGTCAGCTACTTCAGCACCGGTAGCAGCAAGTCTCTTTGTTCCTGTGTGCCTTGTGAAGGAACTGCTGGTGCCAGCTTTGTGACTTGTCCCACCTGCCAGGGCAGTGGCAAGATTCCCCAAG agCTGGAGAAGCAGTTGGTGGCTCTCATCCCCTATGGGGACCAGAGGCTGAAGCCCAAGCACAC GAAGCTCTTTGTGTTCCTGGCCGTGCTCATCTGCCTGGTGACCTCCTCCTTCATCATCTTTTTCCTGTTTCCCCGGTCCATCGTTGTGCAGCCTGCAGGCCTCAACTCCTCCACGGTGGCCTTTGATGAGGCTGATATCTACCTCAACATAACG AATGTCTTAAACATCTCCAATGGCAACTACTACCCCATTACGGTGACACAGCTGACCCTCGAGGTTCTGCACCTATCCCTCGTGGTGGGGCAGGTTTCCAACAACCTTCTCCTACACATTGGCCCTTTGACCAGTGAACAG ATGTTTTACGCAGTAGCCACCAAGATACCGGATGAAAACACGTA caAAATCTGTACCTGGCTGGAAATCAAAGTCCACCATGTGCTTTTGCACATCCA
- the TMEM106A gene encoding transmembrane protein 106A isoform X3: protein MGKTFSQLGSWREDENKSILPSNPAIGSQAVSYFSTGSSKSLCSCVPCEGTAGASFVTCPTCQGSGKIPQELEKQLVALIPYGDQRLKPKHTKLFVFLAVLICLVTSSFIIFFLFPRSIVVQPAGLNSSTVAFDEADIYLNITNVLNISNGNYYPITVTQLTLEVLHLSLVVGQVSNNLLLHIGPLTSEQMFYAVATKIPDENTYKICTWLEIKVHHVLLHIQGTLTCSYLSHSEQLVFQSYEYVDCRGNASVPHQLTPHPP, encoded by the exons ATGGGTAAGACGTTTTCACAGTTGGGCTCTTGGCGGGAGGATGAGAACAAGTCAATCCTGCCCTCCAATCCAGCCATTGGCAGCCAGGCTGTCAGCTACTTCAGCACCGGTAGCAGCAAGTCTCTTTGTTCCTGTGTGCCTTGTGAAGGAACTGCTGGTGCCAGCTTTGTGACTTGTCCCACCTGCCAGGGCAGTGGCAAGATTCCCCAAG agCTGGAGAAGCAGTTGGTGGCTCTCATCCCCTATGGGGACCAGAGGCTGAAGCCCAAGCACAC GAAGCTCTTTGTGTTCCTGGCCGTGCTCATCTGCCTGGTGACCTCCTCCTTCATCATCTTTTTCCTGTTTCCCCGGTCCATCGTTGTGCAGCCTGCAGGCCTCAACTCCTCCACGGTGGCCTTTGATGAGGCTGATATCTACCTCAACATAACG AATGTCTTAAACATCTCCAATGGCAACTACTACCCCATTACGGTGACACAGCTGACCCTCGAGGTTCTGCACCTATCCCTCGTGGTGGGGCAGGTTTCCAACAACCTTCTCCTACACATTGGCCCTTTGACCAGTGAACAG ATGTTTTACGCAGTAGCCACCAAGATACCGGATGAAAACACGTA caAAATCTGTACCTGGCTGGAAATCAAAGTCCACCATGTGCTTTTGCACATCCA GGGCACCCTGACCTGCTCATACCTGAGCCATTCAGAGCAGCTGGTCTTCCAGAGCTATGAGTATGTGGACTGCCGAGGAAACGCATCGGTGCCCCACCAGCTGACCCCTCACCCACCATGA
- the TMEM106A gene encoding transmembrane protein 106A isoform X5 produces MGKTFSQLGSWREDENKSILPSNPAIGSQAVSYFSTGSSKSLCSCVPCEGTAGASFVTCPTCQGSGKIPQELEKQLVALIPYGDQRLKPKHTKLFVFLAVLICLVTSSFIIFFLFPRSIVVQPAGLNSSTVAFDEADIYLNITMFYAVATKIPDENTYKICTWLEIKVHHVLLHIQDRVSLLAQVGLELLGSSDLPFLASQSTWITDVSHCAWLVFLQENLTWHLLEAP; encoded by the exons ATGGGTAAGACGTTTTCACAGTTGGGCTCTTGGCGGGAGGATGAGAACAAGTCAATCCTGCCCTCCAATCCAGCCATTGGCAGCCAGGCTGTCAGCTACTTCAGCACCGGTAGCAGCAAGTCTCTTTGTTCCTGTGTGCCTTGTGAAGGAACTGCTGGTGCCAGCTTTGTGACTTGTCCCACCTGCCAGGGCAGTGGCAAGATTCCCCAAG agCTGGAGAAGCAGTTGGTGGCTCTCATCCCCTATGGGGACCAGAGGCTGAAGCCCAAGCACAC GAAGCTCTTTGTGTTCCTGGCCGTGCTCATCTGCCTGGTGACCTCCTCCTTCATCATCTTTTTCCTGTTTCCCCGGTCCATCGTTGTGCAGCCTGCAGGCCTCAACTCCTCCACGGTGGCCTTTGATGAGGCTGATATCTACCTCAACATAACG ATGTTTTACGCAGTAGCCACCAAGATACCGGATGAAAACACGTA caAAATCTGTACCTGGCTGGAAATCAAAGTCCACCATGTGCTTTTGCACATCCA agacagagtctcactgttggcccaggttggtcttgaactcctgggctcaagcgatcttcccttcttggcctcccaaagcacttggattacagatgtgagccactgtgcctggctggtctTTCTTCAGGAAAATCTGACCTGGCATCTTCTTGAGGCACCTTAG
- the TMEM106A gene encoding transmembrane protein 106A isoform X1, translating into MGKTFSQLGSWREDENKSILPSNPAIGSQAVSYFSTGSSKSLCSCVPCEGTAGASFVTCPTCQGSGKIPQELEKQLVALIPYGDQRLKPKHTKLFVFLAVLICLVTSSFIIFFLFPRSIVVQPAGLNSSTVAFDEADIYLNITNVLNISNGNYYPITVTQLTLEVLHLSLVVGQVSNNLLLHIGPLTSEQMFYAVATKIPDENTYKICTWLEIKVHHVLLHIQDRVSLLAQVGLELLGSSDLPFLASQSTWITDVSHCAWLVFLQENLTWHLLEAP; encoded by the exons ATGGGTAAGACGTTTTCACAGTTGGGCTCTTGGCGGGAGGATGAGAACAAGTCAATCCTGCCCTCCAATCCAGCCATTGGCAGCCAGGCTGTCAGCTACTTCAGCACCGGTAGCAGCAAGTCTCTTTGTTCCTGTGTGCCTTGTGAAGGAACTGCTGGTGCCAGCTTTGTGACTTGTCCCACCTGCCAGGGCAGTGGCAAGATTCCCCAAG agCTGGAGAAGCAGTTGGTGGCTCTCATCCCCTATGGGGACCAGAGGCTGAAGCCCAAGCACAC GAAGCTCTTTGTGTTCCTGGCCGTGCTCATCTGCCTGGTGACCTCCTCCTTCATCATCTTTTTCCTGTTTCCCCGGTCCATCGTTGTGCAGCCTGCAGGCCTCAACTCCTCCACGGTGGCCTTTGATGAGGCTGATATCTACCTCAACATAACG AATGTCTTAAACATCTCCAATGGCAACTACTACCCCATTACGGTGACACAGCTGACCCTCGAGGTTCTGCACCTATCCCTCGTGGTGGGGCAGGTTTCCAACAACCTTCTCCTACACATTGGCCCTTTGACCAGTGAACAG ATGTTTTACGCAGTAGCCACCAAGATACCGGATGAAAACACGTA caAAATCTGTACCTGGCTGGAAATCAAAGTCCACCATGTGCTTTTGCACATCCA agacagagtctcactgttggcccaggttggtcttgaactcctgggctcaagcgatcttcccttcttggcctcccaaagcacttggattacagatgtgagccactgtgcctggctggtctTTCTTCAGGAAAATCTGACCTGGCATCTTCTTGAGGCACCTTAG
- the TMEM106A gene encoding transmembrane protein 106A isoform X2, protein MGKTFSQLGSWREDENKSILPSNPAIGSQAVSYFSTGSSKSLCSCVPCEGTAGASFVTCPTCQGSGKIPQELEKQLVALIPYGDQRLKPKHTKLFVFLAVLICLVTSSFIIFFLFPRSIVVQPAGLNSSTVAFDEADIYLNITNVLNISNGNYYPITVTQLTLEVLHLSLVVGQVSNNLLLHIGPLTSEQMFYAVATKIPDENTYKICTWLEIKVHHVLLHIHHGNKACFLSRGTLTCSYLSHSEQLVFQSYEYVDCRGNASVPHQLTPHPP, encoded by the exons ATGGGTAAGACGTTTTCACAGTTGGGCTCTTGGCGGGAGGATGAGAACAAGTCAATCCTGCCCTCCAATCCAGCCATTGGCAGCCAGGCTGTCAGCTACTTCAGCACCGGTAGCAGCAAGTCTCTTTGTTCCTGTGTGCCTTGTGAAGGAACTGCTGGTGCCAGCTTTGTGACTTGTCCCACCTGCCAGGGCAGTGGCAAGATTCCCCAAG agCTGGAGAAGCAGTTGGTGGCTCTCATCCCCTATGGGGACCAGAGGCTGAAGCCCAAGCACAC GAAGCTCTTTGTGTTCCTGGCCGTGCTCATCTGCCTGGTGACCTCCTCCTTCATCATCTTTTTCCTGTTTCCCCGGTCCATCGTTGTGCAGCCTGCAGGCCTCAACTCCTCCACGGTGGCCTTTGATGAGGCTGATATCTACCTCAACATAACG AATGTCTTAAACATCTCCAATGGCAACTACTACCCCATTACGGTGACACAGCTGACCCTCGAGGTTCTGCACCTATCCCTCGTGGTGGGGCAGGTTTCCAACAACCTTCTCCTACACATTGGCCCTTTGACCAGTGAACAG ATGTTTTACGCAGTAGCCACCAAGATACCGGATGAAAACACGTA caAAATCTGTACCTGGCTGGAAATCAAAGTCCACCATGTGCTTTTGCACATCCA CCATGGCAACAAGGCCTGCTTCCTCTCCAGGGGCACCCTGACCTGCTCATACCTGAGCCATTCAGAGCAGCTGGTCTTCCAGAGCTATGAGTATGTGGACTGCCGAGGAAACGCATCGGTGCCCCACCAGCTGACCCCTCACCCACCATGA